From the Malus domestica chromosome 17, GDT2T_hap1 genome, one window contains:
- the LOC103401782 gene encoding putative hydrolase C777.06c: protein MVQFLGTIRPSSLSYFATYKRQLSLHSPPITAPANGFSPFRRIFNSYLQSYSATTGAGSPCEQSEIIYIGTGTSEGIPRVSCLTNPLKTCAVCLIAVEAGNRNKRLNTSILIRYPRPSGNYNILIDAGKFFYYSALQWFTAHGLRIIDAVIITHSHADAIGGLDDLRDWTNNVQPTIPIYVPQRDFEVMKKTHYYLVDTSVVLAGAAVSELQFNIIHEDPFVVQDLK, encoded by the exons ATGGTTCAATTTTTGGGCACTATTCGCCCTTCTTCTCTGAGCTACTTTGCTACGTACAAACGCCAACTCTCACTCCACAGCCCTCCAATCACAGCTCCGGCAAATGGGTTTTCTCCCTTTAGACGAATTTTCAACTCTTACCTCCAATCTT ATTCTGCAACTACGGGTGCTGGCTCACCTTGTGAGCAATCAGAAATCATATATATAGGTACTGGTACTAGTGAAGGAATTCCCCGAGTCAGCTGCCTGACAAATCCTTTAAAGACATGTGCG gTTTGCTTGATAGCTGTGGAAGCTGGGAATAGAAATAAGAGGCTCAACACAAGCATCCTTATTCGTTATCCTAGACCCTCTGGAAATTATAACATACTTATAGATGCTGGAAA GTTTTTCTACTACAGTGCTCTCCAATGGTTTACTGCCCACGG GTTAAGAATAATTGATGCGGTTATAATTACTCATTCTCATGCTGATGCTATTGGAG GTCTGGATGATCTTCGTGATTGGACAAACAATGTCCAACCCACCATCCCGATCTATGTTCCCCAGCGTGATTTTGAG GTAATGAAAAAGACTCATTATTATTTGGTGGATACAAGTGTGGTTCTTGCTGGTGCTGCAGTCTCAGAGTTGCAATTTAATATCATACATGAGGATCCATTTGTAGTACAAGATTTGAAG TGA